A stretch of Limanda limanda chromosome 7, fLimLim1.1, whole genome shotgun sequence DNA encodes these proteins:
- the fitm2 gene encoding acyl-coenzyme A diphosphatase FITM2 → MAAVEVTVERLLSLWRTPGLRLYFPGVFVLLTVLGSVLKELELVPETYFSSSRNLLNLYFVKVSWGWTLLLLTPFVLLSNSSFSRSASFLGRRLLSLAVATSVWYVCTETFFYIEDVTGSCFHSSSMEALNSELTTKVSCRRAGFHWWGYDISGHSFILCYSALFIVEEIAPMAWVKTAGLSPLPRLVLNLLYVALNLLVALWVWMFACTSVYFHESIQKWLGTTCALLAWFLTYRVWYLNPWSPGLPPHRRQKEKKQHA, encoded by the exons ATGGCGGCGGTGGAAGTGACGGTGGAGAGGCTGCTCTCCCTGTGGAGGACCCCGGGTCTCCGGCTCTACTTCCCGGGGGTCTTCGTGCTGCTGACGGTGCTGGGCTCCgtcctgaaggagctggagctcgTCCCGGAAACTTACTTCAGCAGCAGCCGGAACCTGCTGAACCT GTATTTTGTCAAAGTGTCCTGGGGctggacgctgctgctgctcacgcCCTTCGTCCTCCTGTCCAACTCGTCCTTCAGCCGCAGCGCCTCCTTCCTGGGCCGCCGGCTGCTGTCCCTGGCGGTGGCGACCTCCGTGTGGTACGTGTGCACCGAGACCTTCTTCTACATCGAGGACGTGACCGGCTCCTGcttccactcctcctccatggAGGCGCTGAACTCGGAGCTCACCACCAAAGTGTCCTGCAGGCGCGCCGGCTTCCACTGGTGGGGCTACGACATCTCGGGCCACTCCTTCATCCTGTGCTACTCCGCCCTCTTCATCGTGGAGGAGATCGCGCCCATGGCCTGGGTGAAGACGGCTGGACTGTCCCCTCTGCCCCGGCTTGTCCTCAACCTGCTCTACGTGGCTCTGAACCTGCTGGTGGCCCTCTGGGTGTGGATGTTCGCCTGCACCTCTGTTTACTTCCATGAGTCCATCCAGAAGTGGCTGGGCACCACGTGTGCTCTGCTGGCCTGGTTCCTCACCTACCGGGTCTGGTATCTGAACCCCTGGTCTCCAGGACTCCCTCCTCATCGccgacagaaggagaagaagcaaCACGCCTGA
- the r3hdml gene encoding R3H domain containing-like, translating into MAAVCLQLLLAAPLWSLPPVVAAAAAWSSSTELLNATRAAAEAQSDSRMLSAAGAASRSRRRRAMSSREITALLDYHNRVRSQVSPPAANMEFMVWDDGLARSAESWASLCIWDHGPTQAMKYMGQNLSITSGRFQSITDLIRSWYNERHHFSYPSRCTGSVCSHYTQMVWASTSRLGCAVRKCSNVQAFGSSWREATLLVCNYSIKGNWVGESPYKTGRPCSVCPSSYGGSCWRNQCSANTKTRRRSRY; encoded by the exons ATGGCTGCTGTTTGCCTTCAGCTGCTGCTCGCTGCCCCCCTGTGGTCGCTGCCCCCTGTGgtcgctgctgctgcggcgTGGTCGAGCTCCACCGAGCTGCTCAACGCCACCAGAGCTGCAGCCGAGGCCCAGTCTGACTCCAGGATGCTCTCTGCTGCTGGCGCTGCTTCCCGCAGCAGACGCAGGAGAGCCATGTCCTCCAGAGAGATCACGGCCCTGCTGGATTACCACAACCGGGTCCGCTCTCAGGTCTCCCCCCCTGCTGCTAATATGGAGTTCATG GTCTGGGATGACGGCCTGGCTCGGTCGGCCGAGTCCTGGGCATCGCTCTGCATCTGGGATCACGGCCCAACACAAGCCATGAAGTACATGGGCCAGAACCTGTCCATCACCTCAGGAAG GTTCCAGTCGATCACTGACCTCATCAGGTCCTGGTACAACGAGAGGCATCATTTCTCTTACCCCAGCAGATGCACTGGATCTGTGTGCTCGCACTATACTCAG ATGGTTTGGGCGAGCACCAGCCGGCTGGGATGTGCAGTCAGGAAATGCTCCAACGTGCAGGCGTTCGGGAGCAGCTGGAGGGAGGCCACGCTGCTGGTCTGCAACTACTCTATAAA AGGGAACTGGGTGGGAGAATCTCCCTATAAGACCGGCAGGCCGTGCTCCGTCTGTCCCTCCAGCTACGGCGGCTCCTGCTGGAGGAATCAGTGCTCGGCAAACACCAAGACCAGAAGACGCTCCAGATATTAA